In Candidatus Moanabacter tarae, the genomic stretch TGCCCTCCTCGCAGAGCATCATCACCGCTACCGCGGCTATTGGCTTAGTCATCGAATAGATGCGAAAGATAGTGTCTTTCTCTAAGGGCTTCTGTTCCTCAAGGTTTCTCATTCCCAAGGTTTCGAAATATGCCACCTTCCCGTGTCGAGCGACTATCGTGGTCGCGCCGGCGAGTTGGTTGCTGTCGATGAATTTTTGGACAGTTAAAGAAATTTTCCTAAGGCTTTCCTCCGATAATCCCACTTGGTGTGGATCGGCGGTTAGGCGAGCAAGTCCTAAATCGGATTCCTTGCGTATCCTTTCCTTATAAGGTGGCTCAGTTTTCAAGATTCTTCCTTTTGCGGCAGATGCCTTTTAGCACGGTCTGAGCTGACGAGGAGATGCACCTTGCTCTGTTCGTTGCTTATCATTCCTCGTATTGCTCTTTTGTGAAGCGGTATTGCGAACTGTAAGCCATGCCATCCGAGAGCGGCATCAATCCACCCGAAGTCTCGCTTCGTCGCCCCATCGCAGATTCTTGACTCAAATTGATCGTCATGAGTTCTGCGTCGGTTACGGGTATCGTGTACCGTACCATTGGTTCAAAGCGCTGGAATGCTTCGGCGTAGGCGACCTCCCCTTTTTGTCCGTAGTGGCCGTCTTCGGTTTCTGCGCGTTTCCGTGAATAGGGTCCGCCGTAATACTGGCTGGCAATTTGGTCTAGGGCCAAAACTTTTCTCTCAATAACATCGCTTATGTCGACGAGGAGATCGACACGGCAGGTCGAAGCATACTCTAGGCTATTAGCTCCTATATAAGCGATTGGGTTCATGAAGTAGATGGTGGGAACCACATGCCGTTGCTGGGTGCCTCTACCAGCGCCTCTAGCCAGTTGGGAAGCGTAGACTGTGCATTGGCCGATTGTTCCATGCATCTTTAAACCACCGGTCTCATAGGGATGATGACTAATAATGAGATCTGGTTTTACGGTACGGATAACATTGGCTATCGCCTCAATTTTGTCTTGAGTTACGAGTATATCGTCGTCTTCGAAGCCGAGATCACGAACATCATCAAATCCCAGAATGCGGCAGGCTCTCCGGGTCTCCTCCAGTTTCTCCTCTACGGCTGCTTGTACCCGCTCTTCGACATTCAAGGAAGCACCCTTTTGTCTTTTTTCCTCTGCTAGTTCCCAATGGTGCGAGCGCACACCAGTTGTCGCAATAATACAGGTCACGGTATCGCCCTGTTCGATGTGGTGTGCCAACGTGCCCCCAGCCTGATCGAAAGTATCAGCTGGATGGGCGGCTACAAGCAGAACGTGAATCGGTCTATTGGCCATATCTTAGTCTTTTAATTCATGTGTGATTTGGTTCTCTAATAATCGAACGATTATATTTCCGCAAGAGGTTTGAGGTAGGTTTGATTAATTGCTTTTGCTGGTGGTTAGACGGGCGAATCGAATTGGGCGATCCTTTCCCTAATGGAACTGCTGCTGCGAACAAGAGCCTCCCAAGCTTGCACGGGTGATTGGTCAAGAATCGACGGAAGATCAGCTTGTAACTCGTCGATTAATGGCGGCATTTCTTTACCTTTTCGCCGAAGGTTGGCTATGCGGTTTAGCGCGTCCATTGCAAATCCGACACAAATCACGTTCCTGTCCTCACGAATCACTCCTTTTAATGATTCTATGGTTGTCTTTAACGCAGGCCCGACAACCTCGGCTCCGTGGGAGCAAAGGATGACGATTGACCAGAGCGCGTTCTCCCGTACTGCCGAGCGGACCGGATCGAAACGATCTAACCCAAAATCAACGCCAGATCCTTCGCAGATGTCGCTATCGTCGGTGGGGCGCACTAAGTTAATTGACCGTTCCTGAGTTTGACTGGCGCACGGTCGATTCTCTTCATGAGATAAACTCTCTACTAGTGCATCCAGGCAAGCGGGTACGAGTGATTGACCAATCCCGGTGGCGATTGCGCGGCGACCCAAGCACCCGAGAGATCCCGCAGAGACGGACCTGACATAAACTGACGGATCATTCTCCAAACGTCCTATAACAGCCTGTAGGACTTCATCGTTTAGAGGAGCGGTGTCGCCCAGTCCATAGATGCTGGCCTTTCTTACCCATTTGACAGGAGAAGTGGCTCCCTCAAGAAACGTTCTGGTCGCTTCTGGTCCAACAGCAATAAGGCCGCAGGTAGCAGCGCGCCTTACGCTCTCTCGGTCGTCGTACAGCGCTTGGCCGAGAAGCCGAATCGACAGAGAGATATTGCCCATTGAGGCGAGCCTGTAGGCAGCTCCAATTCTGGCCGGTTCTTTTTCATCGGTTTTCGCGTACAACTGGGCGAACAGGTATTCTGCCTCTTTCTGGCGGGCTAGGGATGGCGTTTCCAAAGTTTTGGGCTTAGATGGTGGCGATTGACCCGTTTTTATCCAGTAATAGTGATAGCGCCATACCGACGTAACATCCTCGTCGATGTGGGATAGGTCGATCTTAGTCAGCGGGTCCACAGAGGGTTCAAACCAAGATGCTTCCGTTAGGGTCTCATTGCTACAGTGCAAAGGGTCGGTAGTCCGGTAGAGCCAGAATCGCCACATAAAGCGAGGGTTGTCTTCCCAAGTTTTCCAGTTATCGCGGCGATGATTCCCTCTGTGAAAGAGATTGTGGGAATATAGGACGATGCTTCCAGCCCGAAGAGGGGCTGCCTCGAATGATTGCACAAGGGGCCAACCGGTTTTAGTAACGGCTTCCCTCATTCGAATGTCGTGAGGAGTGCGACGATTAACAATGTCGTCAAATTCATATTTACAATTCGGGCCACTGGCTGGTTCGTTCTCCATACCGCTGAGGTGGTAGTTGAAGTCGAGGTGGTCCGCTCCGGCGAAATTGTCTTGATTTTCTTCGTGGTTGAACGTCCAGTAGTGCGAGTATGGGATTGTTGCTGTGGGCCCCATATCCTCTCGAACCATCTGTGGATAATAGAGCATCTCAATCTGTATTGCCTGGTAGTGGCGCTGTTTTCTTGCGTTCAAAGGGCCGGTGTCATCCTTGTGCCAATGTTGATCCCTCGGGCCGCTGGCAAAATGTGCATTGTGGGTGAAGGGAACGACGGCCCAGTTATCGCCTACTAGTCGATTACACGCAGTGACAAGGCCGGGCGCGTTGAGTACTTCTAGCACCTCTGGAATGGTCGCAGGGGAAATTGGCTTATCGGCCAGGTAAGCTTTTTTCTCCTTTTTATAAATCTGGTCGTGGATTTCCAAAGGAATACCAAGACTCTCAGGAGTCAAAATAACAATCCCTCTGCTAACAAACTCCTGATCCAGCCTATCCGAATCGGGTTCCGAAAAGGCTATTTCATATTCTTTGCTCAATCTCTCATCCCCGCAAATCAAGAAAACGGCATCTCTTTTTAGCTCCGCATGTATTATAATCGATCGAGTCCGAGATCGGCTCGATTTGTCGTTTCAGACTTCAATATATGCAGGAAGATTTGGCAAGGAGATCCTAAGGAGGCCATAAACAAAATGTACCAGGAGGTGCCTGATGTCCAGACTGGAGTCTTTCGATGTTCCCAGTCCAAACTTTAGCAAGGAGTGACCTATTTACTTGTTATCCTTCTGTTCCCCGATGATGTCTTGTCTTCGATCTTGCCTTCTTGTCTGCTTCTTGGCATAGACTGCATGGAAAGGATACAGATGTGGGCTGTGGGAATATTTTCTGTTCTCGTGGCTCTCAGGGCGACACCAAATCATCAAGGAATAAACCTATGGCAGAGCACACAAACCCCCCGGTTGGTTATGATGACACTCCCTTTTTGCCCGGTAGTCGATGGCGGGTGCACGATGTAGACCGGCCGCAACCCAGAGTGGTAGTGCCCGGAGCAAGGGGGGGAGAAGCTCCTTCCGACGCAGTAGTGTTATTTGACGGGTCCGATCTCTTTCAATGGCAGGGAGTTGATGGTAATAAAGCTGATTGGAAGGTTGAGTCTGATTATATGGAAGTAGTACCTAAGAGTGGCAATATACGAAGCAAAGCTGAGTTCGGGGATTGTCAGTTGCACATCGAGTTTGCCAGTCCGATTGATGTACAAGGGAATAGCCAAGGGCGCGGGAATAGTGGTGTGTTTTTAATGGGGCTCTATGAGATCCAGGTGCTTGATGGGTACAAAAATCAAACTTATGCTGATGGTACCACATCGGCAATCTATGGCCAATATCCGCCGAGGGTGAACGCCTGTCGTCCCCCAGGAGATTGGCAGAGCTTTGATATTGTCTTTGAGGTACCTCTCTACGACGGAGACCAACTTTTAAGGCCGGCCTATCTGACCGTATTACACAACGGCTTGGTGGTGCATCACCGACAAAAGGCACTTGGTCCGAGTGGGCACAGAAGCCTGTCGAACTACAGTGAAGTTCACGGCCCTAGAGGACCGTTGATATTACAGGATCACGGGAATCCGACCCGGTTCCGGAATATCTGGATCCGGGATTTGACAGATTACGATGAAGTGTAGAAATTTGGGCCGGGTTTAATCTTCTAATCGACCAATTTACTTACCGATAGTAATTCGCCGGTGTTGTTGCGAGTTGCTTATTCATTGAGTTGGGACCCTTCCCAGAAGACACTAATTCCTAACTCTCGGTATTCGTCACGATTTTCGGCGGTAGTGGGTATGGCCCAACAGAGAGGAACGCCAAGGTCTTTCACCTGATCTGCGACATTTAAGACACATTCCTTAACTGTTTTTAGCGAGTAACCAGGATGGCGTTCCAGGTTGAACATTAAATCGTTTGGGCCAAAGGCGAGATAATCAATTCCTTCCTTCATGGCGAACTTGCGTGCCCGGGTGACCCCTTCGACGGATTCGAGTTGCACGCAAAGCACACCGAAGTTGTTCCACCAATTGGCATATTCTAGCCGATATTGGTCAGAGCTGGTGTCAAAGTGTTTTGCACCGGCTCGGGATGCACCACCCCAACTCCGTCGGCCCAGAGTGCCGTAGTAAAAATACTCGATAGCCTCATCAACAGAAGCTTCTTCCATCACCTCAGGGACCATTACAGAGGATAGACCGAAATCACAGTAGCGGCCTGCCATATAAGTTAATCGAGTGTGAGGGATCCGGATCTGAGTGGGTACACCTAGGTCCTCGGTCACAGAGCAAAACTGTTCAAGCCTTTCCTCAGAAAAAGTAGAATGTTGGCCATCGATGAAAATCGCGTCGTAGGATCCTAGTGCAAGAGAATCCTCAAGTTCGGTGCGCCCTGTTGTGATGGAAGTTATGAGCAAGAGAACCTCTTCTCCGCTCTTAAGACGTTGTTTGAATGTTTCACTCATAATTGGTAACCGGCTGCGCCGTCCTTATCTGGCTCATTTCGAAAAAATGGATAGTGGTTGAAGTAAAGAAATATAGCAAGCCCAAGGGGCTTTGTAGAACACTTAAAATACACGTTCAAGTTGAAGGTGTACAAATTAACTCTGAAGTCCAAAAAGTTTACGACGATGGGAGGACGTAAGCCTCGCATCGATTACTTGGTGCCGGTCTGGATTTTTGAGCTTTAAATGGGGTTTCCCTTTTCTTTTGAGATCAGCTTTGCGGGCCTGGCTTCGATAGTCACGCTCCCCGTAGCTGAGAATAATTGATTTTCGTGGTTTATCAGTCCGGTTGATCATGGAGGTGTGCCACCCGTAGTTGTTGAATACGATGGCAGTGCCCGCGGTTCCCGGGAAGACCTTATGTCCGGGCATCTCCTCGAGTCTTTCACAGTTTGGATAGGGTCCTGAATCTGCTTTGTGACTGCCAGGCACGAATGCAAAAGCACCACCTTCGGCAGGGACAGTCTCAACATAGATCTGTACTTTAATGTGTGGGGGTTGATCATACGGTATATCTGGATGCCAACCAATATAACTAATCGGGCTCAGTGGAACAGTACGCACTTGGGCGCCCTCAAAGAATAGATCTTCTCCCAGTAAGTCCTGCAAGAGGCCGAAGTAGGAGGGATGGTCGGCCAGAGCAATGAAGACGTCATCCTTTTGCAGAGGGTCCGGTATGTCGAAATAGGCGGCCGGTCTGGTTCCAGCTTCGACTGCGTCTAGCCATTCCGGTTTTGCTTCAGCCGCGCAACGATCGAAGGCAGCTTGTAGTCGGAGTAGATCGCTACCCTTGTAGGCCCGGTCTACTATGAGGTATCCTTCTTTTTCCCACTGACTAATTTGTTTTTCTGTTGCTTGTCTCATTTATAGTTTTTCTGCTGATACCATTTAGTGAGGGTGGTCTGGTACGCCAAACGACTAAATTGCCTATACACGCACGTTCCGCGTCCAAAAGAAAAGGATAACCTCATGCCTCTAAGGTTTCTCTGTCGAAAGCTGAAATTCTCGCCTAGTTTGTACAGATACTTTGACACGGGATGATTTTCTAAGGGTTTAGGTTGGAGCTTCTGGGAAACGCAGGAGACGTTGTGCTGTTCCACCCATGATTTCGGAAATTTCATCCTCATTTAGATCGGGTAGTAATTCCTCGATAATTTGAGTTAATCTTTCATAGCCTGGATTCTCTGTAATCCATGGGAAGTCAGTTGCCCATAGCAGGCGATTTGCCCCAAATCCCTGCTTCCGGTTATGTGGCCGATATAGTCGCTCGTGCCATTCCTTGAGATCGCGATAAGGCCATTCCTCATTGCTGAAGGCATACTGCCCTGATAGGTGAACGGAGACATTTTCAAACTGATGTAATCCCATTGTGGAGTAACGTGAGGGTGGAGGCAAGGCAGTGAACTCGACTCGCGGCCGTCCCTGGCTATCCCAGCTAAAGCTTCCCTTGCCCGGCAACGCCAGCATGTGGTTGAATACAACCCGTACCTCGGGGAAGGCTTCGATGATAAAAGGCAGGCAATGCGCGTCGATGGCTTGGGGATACAACCAGATCACGTAGTCTCGCTCAGCGGCATGTTTCCAAATTGGAAAAGTTCTGAAGGACCGAATATCCATTGGTGCCAACGGATCGGCGGGTCCGCCGATCGAACTAAGCCTGAATCCAATCACATCACCGTTGGTGGCGAGACGGTCCATATGCTCCTCCGGTTTCAATTCATCTGTTGGAATCAGTCCAATGCCAAGAAATTGTCTGGGATACGTCTCTAGGCAGTAGCGAAGATAGGAGTGGTGCTCGAAGCTTGCACCGCCAATTTGAACCAGTACTGCCTGAGATACTCCATTCGCTTGCATTTGATCCAGTAGCTTCTCCACTGGTTCCTCGCGGGTGGCAGGGAGTAGATCGCTGACTTCCCTCGGGAATTGCCTGGAAGCCCTTGCAAATACGTGCACGTGGGCATCAATACGTGGCGGGTGCGGACTTCTAATGTTTTTCGATTTCATATGAAGAGGGTGGAAGCAAGAGAGAAATCACGCAATAGGCGATAGCGAATTGCTCGATGATTATTTTGGAAATGAAGGTAGTTCAAGGCGAGTGAGGTGCTGGATGATTCGGATGACCTGGCCGGCGTAACCGAACTCATTATCGTACCAGACGTAGAGCACACATTGTTTACCCTGCACGATTGTAGTTTCCGAATCGATGATTGAGGTCTTGAGGTATCCGATGAAATCGCTCGATACCACTTCCTTTGAGGTAGTGTAGTCGATCTGACTTTGGAGTGGTGAGTCCAGGGAGATAGCACGTAAGTATTCGTTGACCTCTTCAACCGTTGTTGTCGCGACGAGGTTCAGTTTTAGAATGGCCAAAGAGACATTTGGAGTGGGGACTCGAATGGCATTGGCTGTGAGCTTTCCATCTAGCGCAGGAAGGGCTTTAGTGACGGCGCTCGCAGCGCCGGTTTCAGTGATGACCAT encodes the following:
- the garL_5 gene encoding 5-keto-4-deoxy-D-glucarate aldolase yields the protein MSETFKQRLKSGEEVLLLITSITTGRTELEDSLALGSYDAIFIDGQHSTFSEERLEQFCSVTEDLGVPTQIRIPHTRLTYMAGRYCDFGLSSVMVPEVMEEASVDEAIEYFYYGTLGRRSWGGASRAGAKHFDTSSDQYRLEYANWWNNFGVLCVQLESVEGVTRARKFAMKEGIDYLAFGPNDLMFNLERHPGYSLKTVKECVLNVADQVKDLGVPLCWAIPTTAENRDEYRELGISVFWEGSQLNE
- the bshB2 gene encoding putative N-acetyl-alpha-D-glucosaminyl L-malate deacetylase 2; its protein translation is MANRPIHVLLVAAHPADTFDQAGGTLAHHIEQGDTVTCIIATTGVRSHHWELAEEKRQKGASLNVEERVQAAVEEKLEETRRACRILGFDDVRDLGFEDDDILVTQDKIEAIANVIRTVKPDLIISHHPYETGGLKMHGTIGQCTVYASQLARGAGRGTQQRHVVPTIYFMNPIAYIGANSLEYASTCRVDLLVDISDVIERKVLALDQIASQYYGGPYSRKRAETEDGHYGQKGEVAYAEAFQRFEPMVRYTIPVTDAELMTINLSQESAMGRRSETSGGLMPLSDGMAYSSQYRFTKEQYEE